A window of Aeromicrobium duanguangcaii genomic DNA:
GGCACCGTGATCACCCGTGAGCTGACCCGTCCCGACGGCATGACCATCGCGTTCCACGAGTGGAACGGCGACCTCGACACCCCGCCGGTCGTGCTGCAGCACGGCTACGTCGCCTCGACCGAGACCAACTGGGTCGGCCCCGGCGTCGTCGACGCGCTGCTGGCTGCCGGCCACCGCGTGATCGGGGTCGACGCCCGGGGCCACGGCCGCTCGGGCACGTCGGCGGACAGTGCGCTGTTCGGCGAGCCGACCATGGCACGGGACCTGTCCGCCGTCATGGACGAGCTGGACGTGACCGAGTACCAGCTCGTCGGCTACTCGATGGGCGCGATCATCTCGCTGCTCACGGCCGCGGCCGACCCGCGGGTCACGCGGCTGGTCGTCGGGGGAGTGGGCTCGGCGGTCGTCGAGCTGGGCGGGGTCGACACGCGCCTGGTGGACGGCGAGCTGCTCGTGGGGGCCCTGCTGGCAGAGGGCGATCTCTCGGCGTACCCCAGCGGCGCCCGGCTGTTCCGGCAGCTGGCCGACGTCATGGGATCGCACCGGCCGTCGCTCGCCGCCCAGGCGCAGGCGCTGCACGCCGGACCCACCGACCTGGCCCGGGTCACCGTGCCGACGCTGGTCCTGGCCGGGCGCGACGACGTCCTGGCCACGAACCCGCAGGTGCTGGCGGACGCGCTGCCGGACGCGCGGCTGCGCGTCGTCGACGGGGACCACCTCGGTGCCGTCTCGGCGCCGGACTTCATCGCGTCGCTCACGACGTTCCTGGCCGGCTGAGTCCCGGCCGGCTGGGTCCTCGGCTCAGTGCGGACGCCAGGCCTCGTCGTCCTGGGTGCGCGCGAGGACCGATGACGGCAGCTCGCCCTCGGCGAGCTGCGCGATGGTGACCGTCTCCAGCACCTCGCGCAGTGCGTCGCGGGCGGCGATCCAGACGGGCTTGAGGACCTCGGCCCGACCGTTGTAGGCGACCGACTCGGGCCGGACCCCATAGACCGAGACGAGCGGACCGTCGACGGCGCGGATCACGTCGGCGATGGTGACCGCGTACGGCGGCCGTGCCATCCGCCAGCCGCCGGACTGGCCGCGTTGCGACAGCAGGATTCCGGCCTTGCGCAGGTCGCCGAGGATCGACTGGAGGAAACCGTGGGGGATGTCCTGCCGCTTGCCCAGCTCGTCGGCGGTGATGGCTCGATCCTCCGGCTCGGCCGCCAACTCGATCAGGGCACGCAGCGCATAGTCGGACTTCGTCGAGACTCTCACGGGGTCAGTCTCGCAAAGCCGAAGCCGTAGGTCGCGACTATCCTCCCAGTGTGACCGCGCGCGCCTCTTCCTCGACCGATGTCTCGACCGGGACCTCGGCCCCGCTGGCGCACGTCGTGCGGGGTGATCTCGTCGAGTCGGTCCACCTGGGCCACCTCGCGGCGATCGACGCCGAGGGCGCCTCCGTGCTGACGATCGGCGACCCGGACGTGACCATGTGGCCCCGCTCGAGCGTCAAGCCGTTCCAGGCGGTCGCCATGGTGCGCCACGGCCTGGAGCTGCCCGACCGGCTGCTGGCGCTGGCCTCGGCCAGTCACAACGGCGAGCCCGACCACATCGCCGGGGCGCTCGAGATCCTCACCGTCGCCGGCCTCACCGAGTCGGCGCTGCGGAACACCCCGGACCTGCCGTGGGGCGCCACGGCGATGCGCGACTGGCTCGCGGCCGGGCACGGCGCTGCACAGATCAGCCAGAACTGCTCGGGCAAGCACGCCGCGATGCTGCTGACGTGCGTCACGGCCGGATGGGACACCTCCACCTACCTCGCGCCGGACCACCCGCTGCAGGTGGCGATCCGCGAGACGATCGAGGAGTTCACCGGCGTCCCGATCGCGACCGAGACGGTCGACGGCTGCGGCGCCCCGCTGTTCGCGACGACTGTCACGGGCCTCGCTCGCGGCTTCTCGCGGCTGGCCGCCGCGCCGACTCGCGACCCCGAGTCGCCGGAGGCGCAGGTCGCGCGGGCGATGGTCGCCTTCCCGCAGATGGTGGCCGGCGGTCAGCGCCCCACCACGACGTTGATGCGAGCCGTCCCCGGACTGGTCGCCAAGGACGGCGCTGACGGCGTCTTCGCGGCCGGCCTGCCCGACGGACGGGCCGCGGCGTTCAAGGTGCTCGACGGCGCGGAGCGTCCGCTGGCCCCGGTACTGGTGGCGGCTCTGGACGCACTCGGCGCCTTCGCCGGCGACGACGTCGACCAGGCCGCGGTGGGAGCCCTGCGCGAGCGCGCCGTTCTGGGTGCCGGCGAGCCGGTCGGGTCCGTCCGGCCCGCGTTCTGACTCAGGCCGCGTGCTCGCGGACCCACGCCATCACGGCGGGGTCGGCGAGCGTCGATCCGAGGACGAGGACGAAACGGAGCAATCGATGCCGGCCGGGACCACCGAACCGGCCGCGGTCCCGACGGCCTCGGTAGTGTGAGGCCAAGAGCGCTGCCCAGCCGTAGGGGCCGCCAGTCACCAAGGGGTTCGCATGAGTCTGTCCATCACCGTCGATGCAGCCGAGCAGCAGGTCGACCCCGGGACCCGGGCGTGGCAGCTGTTCGCCGACGATCCGCAGGTCATCGCGGCCCGCGTCAACGGCGCCCTCGTCGACCTGTCCCGTGAGCTGAGCGACGGCGACGTCGTCGAGCCGGTCGCGATGGAGTCGCCCGACGGCCTCGACATCCTGCGTCACTCCACGGCGCACGTCATGGCCCAGGCGGTCCAGGACCTGTTCCCCGACGCGAAGCTGGGCATCGGCCCGCCCATCGCCGACGGCTTCTACTACGACTTCGACGTCGAGGTGCCCTTCACGCCCGAGGACCTCGACAAGATCGAGTCGCGGATGAAGAAGATCATCAAGGAGGGCCAGAAGTTCAGTCGCCGCGAGATCAGCGACGACGACGCGCGCGAGGAGCTGGCCGACGAGCCGTACAAGCTCGAGCTGATCGGGCTGAAGTCCACCGCGGGTGACGCCGCCGAGGGTGCCAGCGTCGAGGTCGGCGAGGGCGGACTGAGCATCTACGACAACCTCAAGCGCGACGGCTCGCTGGCGTGGAAGGACCTGTGCCGCGGTCCGCACCTGCCCACCACGAAGCGCATCCCGTCCTTCAAGCTCATGCGCTCGGCCGCCGCCTACTGGCGCGGTGACGAGAAGAACAAGCAGCTCCAGCGCATCTACGGCACCGCGTGGCCCACCAAGGAGGACCTCGAGGCGCACCTGCACCGCATCGAGGAGGCCCAACGCCGCGACCACCGCCGCCTGGGCGCCGAGCTGGACCTGTACAGCTTCCCCGACGAGATCGGCTCCGGCCTGCCGGTCTTCCATCCGCGCGGTGGCGTCATCAAGCGCGAGATGGAGGACTACGTCCGCCGCCGGCACATCGAGGAGGGCTTCGAGTACGTCGGCACGCCGCACATCGCCAAGGAGGGCCTGTTCCACACCTCGGGCCACCTGCCGTACTACGGCGAGGGGATGTTCCCGCCCATCGAGGTCGATGGCGGCGACTACCGCCTCAAGGCGATGAACTGCCCGATGCACAACCTCATCTACCGCTCGCGCCAGCGCTCGTACCGTGAGCTGCCGCTGCGCCTGTTCGAGTTCGGGCACGTCTACCGCAACGAGAAGTCCGGCGTCATCCACGGCCTGACCCGCGTGCGCGGCTTCGCCCAGGACGACTCGCACTCCTACGTCACGCCCGAGCAGGCGCCGGCCGAGGTCGCCCACCTGCTCAACTTCATGCTGAGCCTGCTCGACGACTTCGGCATGGACGACTACTACCTCGAGCTGTCCACGCGCGATGCGTCCAAGGACAAGTTCATCGGCTCCGACGAGGACTGGGAGACCGCCACGAAGGTGCTCGAGGACGTTGCCGTCGCGACCGGACTCGAGCTCGTGCCCGATCCCGGTGGCGCCGCGTACTACGGCCCCAAGATCTCGGTCCAGTCGCGCGACGCCATCGGCCGCACGTGGCAGATGGGCACGGTCCAGTACGACTTCAACCAGCCGTCCGCCGACCGGTTCAACCTCGAGTACGTCGCCGCCGACGGCACGCGCCAGCAGCCGGTCATGATCCACTCGGCCAAGTTCGGCTCGATCGAGCGCTTCATGGGCGTCCTGGTCGAGCACTACGCCGGCGCCTTCCCCCCGTGGCTCGCCCCCGTGCAGGCCGTCGGCATCCCCGTCGCCGAGCGCCACGTCGAGTACCTCGACCGGCTCGCGGTGCGGTTGAAGGCCGAGGGCATCCGCTTCGAGGTCGACGACTCCGACGAGCGCATGCAGAAGAAGATCCGCAACGCCCAGACACAGAAGGTGCCGTTCATGGTGCTGGTGGGCGACAAGGACGTCGAGGCCAACGCCGTGTCGTTCCGCTACCGCAACGGCGAGCAGGAGAACGGCGTCTCCCTCGACGACGCGATCGACAAGATCGTCGCGGCGGTGCGCGATCGGGTGCAGGTCTGATGGCCGATCCCGACGGACTCGAGCGACTCTGGGCGCCGTACCGGATGGAGTACGTCCGTGAGGCCGGCGCCGACCCGGGAGGGTGCCCGTTCTGCGCGATGGTGGCGGGGGAGCGGCAGACCGATCTGATCGTCGCGCGCGGTGAGCACTGCTTCGTGGCGATGAACCTGTACCCGTACAACCCCGGACACCTGATGGTCCTGCCGAACCGTCACGAGTCCGACCTCACCGAGCTCACGGGCGCGGAGTCGGCCGAGCTGACGGCCCTCACGCAGCAGGCGCTCCGCGGCATCCGCCGCGTCAGCTCACCGCACGGCTTCAACGTGGGGATCAACCTGGGCTCGGTGTCGGGCGGCTCGATCGCGTCGCACCTGCACCAGCACGTCGTGCCGCGGTGGGGCGGTGACGCCAACTTCATGACGGTCATCGGGCGCACCAAGACGCTCCCGCAGACGGTCGCCCAGTCCGCGGAGCTGCTGCGGTCGGTGTGGGAGGAGGTGGCCTGATGCTGGAACGCTTCCGGGCCTTCTGGAACAAGGTCTTCTCGCCCGTCGCGGACGGACTCATCACGATCGGCGTGACGCCGAACATGGTCACGTGGGTCGGCACGATCGGCGTCTGCGTCGGCGCGCTGTGGCTGTTCCCGCAGGGCGAGTTCTTCTGGGGCACGATGTTCGTCACCGCCTTCGTGTTCAGCGACATCATCGACGGCACGATGGCGCGCAAGCTGGGCCGCAGTTCGAAGTACGGCGCCTTCCTGGACTCGACGCTCGACCGGATGGGCGACGCGGCGGTCTTCGGTGGCATCGCACTCTGGTACGCGTGGGACGGCGACTCGAAGCTGTACCTGTGCCTCGCCCTGGCCTGCCTCGTGCTGGGCAGCCTCACCTCGTACGCCCGCGCTCGCGCGGAGTCGCTCGGCATGGAGGCCAAGGGCGGCATCGCCGAGCGCTCCGACCGGCTCGTCGCCATCTTGGTGATGACGGGCCTGTCCGGGCTGTTCGACCTGCCGATCCTGCAGCACATCGCCCTGTGGGCGCTGGCCGTGGCCAGCCTCGTGACGGTCGCCCAGCGCATGGCGATGGTCAAGCGCCAGGCCGACGCGGCCTGACCCTCCAACGTTGCTCCTCGGGCTACTTCACTCGATGTGGGCGTCGTGGAACGGCACCCGTCTCGTCGACGACGGTGCCGGTCAGGGTGCCGTCCATCGCGCTGGCCCATCGCAGTGTGATGGTGGCCGTGTCGGTGTAGTCAGGGTCAACAAAGTGACTCACCTCGACGTGGTGCCGTCCCGCCGTCGTCTCGTCCTCGCGCGCCGGCGGGTGCGACCGGACACGGGCTCGTAGACTGACCGCGTGAGCACCGAGAATTCCAGCACCGACCTGTCCATGACCGGCAGCGCCCGCGTCAAGCGCGGCATGGCCGAGATGCTGAAGGGCGGCGTCATCATGGACGTCGTCAACGCCGAGCAGGCCAAGATCGCCGAGGACGCCGGGGCCGTCGCCGTCATGGCGCTCGAGCGCGTCCCCGCCGACATCCGCTCCCAGGGCGGCGTCGCGCGGATGAGCGACCCCGATCTGATCGACGGCATCATCGAGGCCGTCTCGATCCCCGTCATGGCCAAGGCTCGCATCGGCCACTTCGTCGAGGCGCAGGTGCTGCAGAGCCTGGGTGTCGACTACATCGATGAGTCCGAGGTCCTGACCCCGGCCGACTACGAGAACCACATCGACAAGTGGGCCTTCACGGTCCCGTTCGTGTGTGGCGCGACCAACCTCGGTGAGGCGCTGCGTCGCATCACCGAGGGCGCGGCGATGATCCGCTCCAAGGGCGAGGCCGGCACCGGTGACGTCTCCAACGCCACGGGCCACATGCGCAAGATCCGCGCCGAGCTGCGCCGTCTGCAGGGCATGTCGAAGGACGAGCTGTTCGTCGCGGCGAAGGAGCTCCAGGCGCCGTACGAGCTGGTCGCCGAGGTCGCCGAGGCCGGCAAGCTGCCCGTCGTGCTGTTCACCGCCGGTGGCATCGCCACCCCGGCCGACGCCGCGATGATGATGCAGCTGGGTGCCGAGGGCGTCTTCGTCGGCTCGGGCATCTTCAAGTCCGGCAACCCGGCCGAGCGGGCCGCGGCCATCGTCAAGGCCACGACCTTCTTCGACGACCCCGACGTGATCGCCAAGGTCTCGCGCGGCCTGGGCGAGGCGATGGTCGGCATCAACGTCGACGAGATCCCCGAGCCGCACCGGCTCGAGACTCGCGGTTGGTGACTCATACCACAGAGTCGCACGCAATGCCCCCGGTTTTTCGCCGGGGGCATTGCTGTGTGTGCCTGCCTCACGCGGCGTGAAGCCTCGATTCTGCTGAGAATCGTCGATCACACGCAGGACGACACCTGCTTTTCGACGCGATTCGCGACCGGGGGCCGCGGGAGTCGTCGGGACTTTGGGACTGCAATTCCAACAGATAAAATCATGAAAGGTTAGTCGATCACCCACACAAGGAGAGGAAAATGCAGAAATCGACTAAGGGCGCCATCGCCGCCGGTGCCGCTGCCGCGCTGCTGCTCGGGGGTGCGGGAACGCTCGCGTACTGGAACGCCGAAGGCGATATCGCCGGTGCAGAGCTGACGACAGGCACCCTGAAGTTGAACGAGGAAGAAGCCGGCAAGTGGACGCTCAACGGCCAGGAGGTCACGGGTACCCCGGTGGTCGTTCCGGGCGATGAGCTGGTCTGGACCGGGTCGTACGAGATCGAAGCCACCGGCGACAACATCCAAGGCGACCTGACCGTCCCCGCGCTGAACAGCGAGCCCTGGACCGGCGCGACCGTGACCTCGAGCTTCACGCTCGACGGCACCACGGTCCAGGGCACCCAGGCAATCGACGGTGACGACAACGGCAAGGTCGTCGAGGCCGAGATCCAGGTCGACTTCCCCTTCGGGACCTCCCCGGACAACTCGTCGCAGGGTCAGAGGGCGGACCTGTCGGCCGTCAAGATCACCCTGGAGCAGACCGACGCGACGCCGACTGGGCCGTGAGGCTGAGCCGCAGTTAGTTGAACCCATCGACCCCGGTGAGGAGGTCCACGAGCATGACGACTCCCACGATCGAGCGCACGCACCGCACGGTGTTGCGGCGATCTGGGCAGGTCTTTGCCTGGGTCGTCATCCTCGTGGCCACCTCCGCCGTCGCGGTGGGGGTGCTGATCCCCAGGATCGCGGGGGCGACCCCCTACACGATCCTGACCGGCTCGATGGAGCCCAACCTCCCTCCGGGCACCCTCGTGGTGGTCAAGCCGAAACCCGCCGAGGACATCGGTATCGGCTCGGTGATCACGTACCAGTTGAGGTCCGGTGACCCGACCGTCGTGACGCACCGCGTCACGTCGGTCGGGCACGGTTCCGACGGCGAGTTGTCCTTCATCACCAAGGGCGACGCCAACGCGGCCGAGGACCTCGAGCCCGTCCGGCCGGTCCAGGTCAAGGGAGTGCTCTGGTACTCAGTACCCAAGCTCGGCTGGCTGGGCAACACCATCGACCAGGACCAGCGGGACGCGGCCGTGTACCTCGTGGTCGGAGGACTGGGCCTGTACGCCGCGTGGATGTTCGGCGGCGCGCTGCGCGAACGGCGTGGGCTCCGGCGGGCAAGGAGGGACTCATGAGGCGGCTCGTGTCGGCCGTCGTCGCGGCTGCCGGACTGGTTCTCGCGGGCATCGCCCCGGCGACCGCGGCGGGCGAGATCGGCGTGAGCCGAGACGGCGAGCACTGGTCCGAAGCGCTCACGGAGCGGCTGTTCGACCCGAACGCGCGCTGGGTGCCCGGCGACGTGCAGACCGCTTCGTTCTACGTCCGCAACCAAGGCAGTTCGAATGCTCGGCTCGTGCTGACGGTGCGGTCCGGCGACCGCGACGAGCTGTGGTCTCGGGGTCATGTCGAGCTGCGGGCGCGGACTCAAGGGGAGTCCCAGGGGCAGTGGGTCACTTTGAGCAACGGGCGTCCGGCAGGCGAACTCACACAGGAGAGCCTCGCGCCCGGCTCCGCCGTGAAGATCGAGGTGGAAGCCGACGCCCCCTTCGATGAGGACAACCCGGCCGAGAACGAATCGCAGGACGGTCACTTGGACCTGACGTTCGGGCTGAGGCTGATCGGCGACAACGCTGCGGGGACCGGAAGGGACTCCGACAACGCTACGGGATCTCGACAGGACGCTGACCGGGCTTCGGGATCCGACGGCTGGCTGGCCCATACGGGTGCCCCGGCATCGGCTCTGTGGCTGTGGTTGGCCGCTGCGGCCACGGCCGTCGGCACGGCCTTCGTGGTCGCCGGGCGGCAAGAAGAGAAAGGACGCGAGAAAGAAGAAGGAGATGCCTGAGACCACGACCGTGGGTCGGGCCCGGTTGCACACTGCGTGGACGTGGATCAGTTCGGTCCAGGTCCGCCTGCTGATGGCCCTGGGGCTCGTCCTGGGATTCTCTGCGGTTGGCACGGCCGCCTACTGGTCCGACTCGGCCACCCTGGCCGGGGAGATCGAGTCCGGAAGTCTCGACCTGCAGCTCGGCGCGCGGAACCCCGAGACGGGCGAGGTCCAGTGGTCGGCCGTCGGGCTCAACCAGAACTGGAACTACTCCGTGCAGGAACTGGACAATGTCGCACCCGGCGAGTCGGTCGCGAAGGAGTTGCACATTCGCAACGCCGGCACGACGCCGTTGACGTTCACCGCTGCAGGCAGTTCGTCGACCGATGCCCTGAACCCGCACTTGACTGCCACGATGCGCCTGGGCGGCGAAGCGAGCAACACCGGTACGCGTGAGGAGGTCAACCGCATCGGCACCTGCACGGCCGGCACCGCGACGTGGTGGGACGGCCATGTGCTGTCGACGACCCCCGAGCCCCTGACCCCGGGCAATGCGCCGGTGACTCTCGCGCCCAACGCCTCGATCCAGGTGTGCATGGTGGCCGGCCTGTCGGCCGACGCGCCGAATGAATACCAGGACAAGTCGACGATGCTCAAGATCGACTTCGATGCGAAGCAGGTCGGTGCGCCGTGAGCGCGCCTCGTCTGCGCCGGGCGCTCGGCCCGGTGAGCAACGCCGTCCTGTGGGCGGCGGCGGTCCTGGGCGCGCTCTCACTGGTGCTGGCCCTGGCGACGGTCGTCGCCGGCGTGCAGCCGCTGATCTTCCGCTCCAGCTCGATGGCCCCGGCCGTCGACGCCGGCGCGCTCGCCCTCGCGAAGACCGTCGACGCGCAGCAGGTGGAACCCGGTGACATCGTCTCGGTCGTCAACTCCGACGGGGTCCGCGTCACCCACCGTGTGGTGAAGGTCGATCAAGGCGCGGGCGATCAGGTCAGTCTGACGCTGAAGGGCGACTCCAACCGGAGCCCGGACGAGGAGCCGTATCTCGTCACCGAGGTCGATCGGGTCGTCGCGGACGTCCCGTACCTGGGCTACGTCGCGGACTGGCTCGCGTCGCCGTGGGCGATGTTCGCCGCCGGGATCGTCGCGGCCCTGCTCGTGGTGAACCTGTGGAGCCGGTGGTCCCGATCGGACGGCGGCGCGGGCTTGGTGGGCGCCGGGAGCGGCGCCTCGGCGGTCGTGCTCGTCGCTCTGGTGGTGGCCTCGGTGACGCCCGTGCCCAGGACGGAGGCCTATTTCTCCGACCCGGCCACCGTCGAGGCGGGCACAGTCCACTCACACGACGTGCAGATCTTCGACTGGGACACCACACCCTGCACCACCAACGACGACGGCTCCGTCACGTTGCGCTACAAAGTCGTGTCGCCGAGCTACGACATGACCTGGTACCGCGGGCCGAAGAACGGCACGATCTCGGACGCGCCCTTCCTGACGATCACGCCTCCCAGTTCCCAGGTCGGGGACGTCGTGGAGACGAGGATCGACCGTACGACCCTGGCCGCCGGCGAGGACCCGTTTGCACAGGGGACCTACGTGGTCGCGGGCCGGTCCCAACTGAAGGGATCGGCCACGGAGCCCTGGTTGTCGAGCTCCCATCGTTACGTCGAGGTCACCGCGGATGCCACCACGGTGCGTTGCGGCGACATCAACCTGCCGCCCACCGTGGAGGTCACGGCGCCCAGAGACGGCCGCGAGTTCGGTTCGCAGACCGCGGCTGAGCTCGAGGTCGCGGCCGCCTGTTCGGGCCGGCGCGCTCCCTGCGGCACCACGACCGACACGAACGGGATCTACTCGGTCGAGTACCGCCTTCAGCGCGAGAACTGGCTCGGCACCCAGTGCTGGGACCCGAAGCTGGACGCCATCCTGCCGCCGGGCTACTACGCCGCCGGCTGCGGCGAGTGGCGCCCGGCGTACACGGATCCGCAGGCCCCGACCACCGACGGTTCCACGGTCAAGTGGCGAATCCCGATCGGCGACGGTGGTCCGGGCACGACGTTCAACCAGTCGGGCACGTACACGTTGTACGTGCGGATCACCGACAACGCGTCGCCGACCCGTGAGGTCACCGAGCACCAGATCACCTTCACCGTCGACTGACGGCTCACCTCGACGAAGGCCCCCGGTTCTGACCGGGGGCCTTCCTTCGTGGGACGAATAGTCCCGACGAACTAGGACCTATGGCCCGGATCGTTCGTGACGTCTGGCCCCTTTTCATGATTTCTTCACGTTTCGCCCACGCCGTACCCTCATTCCGTCGTTACATTGTTACAGATGTTAACGATGTTGATCGATGGTCGATCAGCCATTCATGAGGGAGACGAAGATGAACAAGTCCACCAAGGGTGCCGTTGCTGCCGGCGCCGCCGCCGTCCTGCTGCTCGGCGGAGCGGGCTCGCTCGCGTACTGGAACGCCGAGAGCACGATTCCCGGCGGATCGATCTCCTCGGGCACGCTGACGCTGACGCCGAAGGCGACCGGCACGTGGAAGCTGAACGGCACGACCGTCACGGGCACCCCGACGATCGTCCCCGGCGATGAGCTGGTCTACAGCGGCTCCTACACGATCGGCGCCACGGGCAACAACATCAAGGGCACCCTCGCCGTGACCGGTGGGACCGGCACGCCGTGGGCGGGCGCCACCGTGACCCCGACCTTCACGCTCGACTCCACGACGATCACGGGCACGACCCCGATCACCGCGGCCCAGAACGGCAAGGACGTCGCCGCTCAGATCGCGGTCGACTTCCCGTTCGGCACGGCGGTCGACAACAGCTCGCAGGCCAAGACGGTGAACCTGTCGGAGATCCGCGTCGCCCTGGTGCAGACCGACGCATCGCCGGCCGCCTGATCTGAGCTGAATCCATCGACCATCGACGAGGAGGACCGCGAGCATGACGACACTCACGACCGACCGCAGGCGCCCCACGGCGCTGCGGTGGGCCGGCCGGGCTCTGGCCTGGGTCGTCATCCTCGTGGCCACCTCGGCCGTCGCGGTCGGTGTGCTGATCCCGAGGATCGCGGGCGCGACGCCCTACACGATCCTCACCGGTTCCATGGAGCCGAGCCTGCCGCCCGGCACGCTGGTCGTGGTCAAGCCGACGCCCGCCGAGCAGATCGGCATCGGCTCGGTGATCACCTACCAGCTGACGTCCGGTGAGCCGACGGTCGTGACCCATCGCGTGGTCGCGGTCGCCCACGGATCCGACGGCGTGCCGTCCTTCACCACGCGGGGCGACGCCAATGACGCCGTCGACCTCGAGCCGGTCCAGCCGGTCCAGATCAGGGGAGTGGTCTGGTACTCGGTTCCCGAGCTCGGCTGGATGGGCAATGCCATCGGCCAGGACCGGCGGAACACCGCGGTGTACGTCGTGGCCGGCGGCCTGGGCCTGTACGCCGCGTGGATGTTCGGCGGCGCGCTGCGCGGCCGGGTCACCGCCCGCCGCACGGGGTCGGATCGGTGAGGGCCTTCGCACCGGCCGCCGTGTCGGCCGGCATGCTCCTGGCGGCTGTCGCTCCGGCGACCGCCGCGGACGAGATCGGCGTGAGCCGCGACGGTCGGAGCTGGTCCGCGACGCTCACGGAGCCCCTCTTCGACCAGGGTGCCCGGTGGGTCCCCGGCGACACTCGGACGGTCTCGTTCTTCGTCAGGAACCAGGCCAGCTCCAACGCTCGGCTCGTCGCGACGGTCCGCTCCGACGACGGTGACGACCTGTGGTCGGACGGTCACGTGACGCTGCGGGCGCGGGTCCGGGGGACGTGGTTCCCGCTGCACAACGGACGTCCGTCCGCCGACCTCACGCTCGAGAGCCTCCGCCCGGGGACGGCCGTCCGCGTCGACGTCCGGGCCGGACTCGATCCCGCCTCGACGAACGCCGCGCAGGCGAGCCGCCTCAACCTGACGTTCGGGCTGCGGCTGACCGATGCCGACGAGGGCGTGGCCGGAGCGACGGCCGAGGCCGACGGCGCTACGGGGTCCGGCAGATCCGACGGACCGGACGGCTGGTTGTCCCGGACAGGAGCCTCGGCGCCCGCCATACTGATCTGGTTGGCCGCTGCGGCCACGGCCGCCGGCGCGGCGTTCATGGCCGCCGGGCGGCGTGAGGGGGAAGAAGAACATGCGTGACATCACCGCGACGGGCCGTGCTCGCCTGCGCACCGCCTGGCGTGCGATCGCCTCGGTACAGGTGCGGCTGCTGCTGTCGCTCGGGCTGGTCCTGGGCTTCGCCGC
This region includes:
- a CDS encoding SipW-dependent-type signal peptide-containing protein, producing the protein MPETTTVGRARLHTAWTWISSVQVRLLMALGLVLGFSAVGTAAYWSDSATLAGEIESGSLDLQLGARNPETGEVQWSAVGLNQNWNYSVQELDNVAPGESVAKELHIRNAGTTPLTFTAAGSSSTDALNPHLTATMRLGGEASNTGTREEVNRIGTCTAGTATWWDGHVLSTTPEPLTPGNAPVTLAPNASIQVCMVAGLSADAPNEYQDKSTMLKIDFDAKQVGAP
- a CDS encoding signal peptidase I; the protein is MSAPRLRRALGPVSNAVLWAAAVLGALSLVLALATVVAGVQPLIFRSSSMAPAVDAGALALAKTVDAQQVEPGDIVSVVNSDGVRVTHRVVKVDQGAGDQVSLTLKGDSNRSPDEEPYLVTEVDRVVADVPYLGYVADWLASPWAMFAAGIVAALLVVNLWSRWSRSDGGAGLVGAGSGASAVVLVALVVASVTPVPRTEAYFSDPATVEAGTVHSHDVQIFDWDTTPCTTNDDGSVTLRYKVVSPSYDMTWYRGPKNGTISDAPFLTITPPSSQVGDVVETRIDRTTLAAGEDPFAQGTYVVAGRSQLKGSATEPWLSSSHRYVEVTADATTVRCGDINLPPTVEVTAPRDGREFGSQTAAELEVAAACSGRRAPCGTTTDTNGIYSVEYRLQRENWLGTQCWDPKLDAILPPGYYAAGCGEWRPAYTDPQAPTTDGSTVKWRIPIGDGGPGTTFNQSGTYTLYVRITDNASPTREVTEHQITFTVD
- a CDS encoding alternate-type signal peptide domain-containing protein, with the translated sequence MRETKMNKSTKGAVAAGAAAVLLLGGAGSLAYWNAESTIPGGSISSGTLTLTPKATGTWKLNGTTVTGTPTIVPGDELVYSGSYTIGATGNNIKGTLAVTGGTGTPWAGATVTPTFTLDSTTITGTTPITAAQNGKDVAAQIAVDFPFGTAVDNSSQAKTVNLSEIRVALVQTDASPAA
- a CDS encoding signal peptidase I → MTTLTTDRRRPTALRWAGRALAWVVILVATSAVAVGVLIPRIAGATPYTILTGSMEPSLPPGTLVVVKPTPAEQIGIGSVITYQLTSGEPTVVTHRVVAVAHGSDGVPSFTTRGDANDAVDLEPVQPVQIRGVVWYSVPELGWMGNAIGQDRRNTAVYVVAGGLGLYAAWMFGGALRGRVTARRTGSDR